From the genome of Neodiprion pinetum isolate iyNeoPine1 chromosome 3, iyNeoPine1.2, whole genome shotgun sequence, one region includes:
- the LOC124214119 gene encoding uncharacterized protein: MDGGAPESSEGGGWWITMVLWTIVLFGSFLLNGTLLFAFLKRPGLRTISNRFVMNLIASNLLTCVILTPLLMLDTPPTDSFGSSLCSVSEGAGAFVTASSILSVLLIAIDQYFAVVDPLRYRTRIDKLKCGVLIVSVWLVSVLLALLAAFNPHPHSLWLACLSDHRLVVEPRLDMSLASTISIGNGTEKYDFKSEVKVTESNGSSVIEENVRLTENSTMFLDETFRESFEDTNNTMLGNETLDYVTYGLAYATFYTLFVYLMPFVGVCWMYVSIYSAAHKNSERARRTGSGPMLSSPSFCEEYGNVRHDFSTDDFRRIPKISSLSSIDESIETSPSHILRGRSEMMLCSSAIAEEPSSGVVFTVGLQKVDVSPKKPAKTMDATKEISKVPISALRAEFLTKKEDNRLADDNIVRSKFRDRPDNRRKSSHDILCQEILRKNLDRLKIPEDSSGESSANEEEDQDEEEMLKFSKNRRLEDIEVAECHNTFEDRSESNRIPLILDTELSTASNRPNKFKEFGDSDRVEPDISVSTSQQQQQLQLSEVLASPDIHSNVNAASSKMMDTVQSSSSSDSKMTCSGILSRAALEIHNAKSRLQNSLHTNGKSAINARYLNGGYHRPDGAMDQPEDILHKSLSGHNFLEAESSLLGSSANGGAAPTVTITPPHKIPLHRVSSVKSTSSYINSLKYRISNASVFRYREETRAARISALVIVMGLICWTPYVVLLIVRNIEPLRLTGADQLPHNYDVMALSFLILAAYVSPLLFGYRSRRVKRELRKVFCPKRELSYKNNRSLMAKKVLKRRPSSNLSHVEMDTKYNIFSCVYGRNRWPKDKVQFMQVPETAFAVETCRSSFSSGASTQISTTSTEES; encoded by the exons ATGGATGGAGGTGCGCCGGAGAGTTCCGAAGGTGGAGGATGGTGGATCACGATGGTGCTTTGGACGATAGTCCTCTTCGGGTCTTTCCTCCTCAACGGGACCCTCCTCTTCGCCTTCCTCAAGCGACCCGGCCTACGCACGATATCGAACAG ATTCGTGATGAACTTGATCGCGTCGAATCTGTTGACGTGCGTGATCCTGACTCCTCTTCTGATGTTGGACACCCCGCCGACAGACTCGTTTGGATCCAGCCTCTGCTCCGTCTCGGAAGGTGCCGGGGCTTTTGTGACGGCATCGTCGATACTTTCGGTTCTTCTGATCGCGATTGATCAGTACTTTGCGGTCGTCGATCCCCTTCGATATCGTACGCGAATCGACAAGCTGAAGTGCGGCGTGCTCATCGTTTCTGTATGGCTGGTTTCCGTGCTCCTGGCCCTTCTCGCAGCTTTCAATCCCCATCCTCACAGCCTCTGGTTGGCCTGTTTAAGCGATCATCGACTCGTCGTGGAACCCAGACTGGACATGAGCCTTGCTTCGACAATTTCCATCGGCAATGGGACGGAGAAATATGACTTCAAGAGTGAGGTGAAGGTCACGGAAAGTAACGGCAGCTCCGTCATTGAGGAGAACGTGCGGCTCACTGAGAACTCTACAATGTTTCTTGATGAAACGTTTCGAGAGAGTTTCGAGGACACTAATAACACGATGCTGGGAAACGAAACGCTCGATTATGTTACCTACGGCTTGGCTTACGCCACTTTTTACACCCTCTTCGTTTACCTAATGCCGTTCGTTGGTGTTTGTTGGATGTACGTAAGCATTTATTCGGCAGCTCATAAAAATTCGGAACGTGCCAGACGCACCGGATCCGGACCGATGTTGTCCTCGCCAAGTTTCTGCGAGGAATATGGGAACGTCAGGCATGACTTTTCCACCGATGATTTTCGTAGGATCCCAAAGATATCGAGTCTGTCGTCGATCGACGAAAGCATCGAAACGAGCCCTAGTCACATACTGCGGGGAAGATCCGAGATGATGCTTTGCTCGTCGGCAATTGCAGAAGAACCATCGAGTGGCGTTGTCTTCACCGTTGGTTTGCAGAAAGTTGACGTGTCGCCGAAAAAGCCGGCCAAGACAATGGACGCTACCAAAGAAATCTCCAAAGTTCCTATATCCGCGCTAAGGGCGGAATTCCTTACTAAAAAAGAAGACAATCGTCTTGCGGACGACAACATTGTACGGAGCAAGTTCCGCGATCGTCCCGATAACAGACGTAAATCTTCTCACGATATCCTCTGTCAGGAAATTCTGAGAAAGAACCTCGATCGGTTGAAAATACCGGAGGACTCGAGCGGCGAAAGCAGCGCCaatgaggaggaggaccaggacGAAGAGGAGATGCTGAAGTTTTCGAAAAACCGACGACTCGAGGACATAGAAGTTGCCGAGTGCCACAACACGTTTGAGGATCGATCGGAATCCAATCGAATACCTCTCATCTTGGACACAGAACTCTCAACGGCCAGCAATCGACCAAACAAATTCAAAGAATTTGGCGATTCCGATCGTGTTGAGCCGGACATTTCGGTGTCAACGAgtcagcagcaacagcagctgCAGCTATCCGAGGTCCTGGCCAGTCCGGATATTCACTCCAACGTAAATGCTGCATCATCAAAAATGATGGACACAGTACaaagtagtagtagtagtgaTAGTAAAATGACATGTAGTGGTATCTTGTCGCGTGCAGCCCTCGAAATTCACAACGCCAAGTCAAGATTGCAGAATAGTCTTCACACCAACGGCAAATCGGCAATAAACGCTCGCTACTTAAACGGCGGGTATCATCGGCCGGACGGCGCAATGGACCAGCCGGAAGATATTCTCCACAAAAGCTTGTCTGGTCACAATTTCCTCGAAGCTGAGTCTTCTCTATTGGGCAGTTCAGCTAATGGGGGCGCAGCGCCAACGGTGACGATTACGCCGCCTCATAAAATACCTCTTCATCGTGTTTCCAGCGTGAAAAGTACCTCGAGTTACATAAACTCGTTGAAGTACAGAATCAGCAATGCTTCGGTGTTTAGATATCGCGAAGAAACGCGGGCGGCTAGAATTAGTGCGCTCGTTATAGTGATGGGTCTGATATGCTGGACGCCGTACGTAGTTCTATTAATTGTCAGGAACATCGAGCCGCTGCGTCTTACCGGGGCTGACCAACTTCCGCACAATTACGACGTGATGGCGCTCAGCTTTTTGATACTGGCGGCATACGTTAGCCCTCTGCTTTTCGGGTACAGATCACGCCGCGTCAAGAGGGAGCTGAGAAAAGTTTTCTGCCCCAAACGGGAACTCTCGTACAAGAACAACAGAAGTTTGATGGCAAAAAAGGTACTGAAACGAAGGCCCAGCAGCAATCTTAGCCATGTGGAAATGGACacgaaatataatatttttagcTGCGTTTACGGAAGGAATCGCTGGCCGAAAGACAAAGTGCAGTTCATGCAAGTGCCAGAAACCGCGTTTGCCGTTGAAACTTGCAGAAGCAGCTTTTCCAGTGGTGCTAGTACTCAAATCTCAACAACATCCACCGAAGAATCCTGA
- the LOC124215051 gene encoding hexuronate transporter isoform X2: protein MFSTVLQKFKFLYKPYALAIVSLGYVLGELGHYMIGVTSKATAIDLHYGDISCQLNSTEYSLTDLPVQCESANNTEYCLSLDLNGTNYCEWNYNGLGLDYQILAGPSFIAVFTVVGVILGVAADRFNRIKMLAICTLIFSVAIILMGAVKEYWQLVLLRMVLAAGEAACNPMATGLLSDWFDEDQRGLVMSVFNWGIYGGYGIAFPIGRYVPEMNAWDLGWRVCYYGAGIVGVIIAILTGFTLKEPERTAIGEESAASGKKVSLWKVILQPRIVLLCLAASIRHCGGMCFAYNCDLYYRDYFPDYDLGWWLFAVTIVVGSIGVVVGGVVSDKFVAKMGIRSRVAVLAISQLVATPFAFGSVYFDPLWAIITLGISYFFAEMWFGIVFAILVEIVPLSLRSTTVGIFLFVMNNIGGNLPILVEPLRKMIGFRESLYILYAGFYGISSIMFLLTTLVMGGPTAKGEKDISENGVDNTTFTNDDGRLSTLELPRLPARPHSHENSRL from the exons ATGTTCAGCACCGTTCTccagaaattcaaatttctctaCAAACCGTACGCTCTTGCGATAGTCTCACTTGGCTACGTTCTTGGGGAGCTGGGACATTATATGATAG GTGTGACTAGCAAAGCGACTGCGATAGATCTACACTATGGTGACATCTCGTGTCAATTAAACTCCACTGAATATTCATTGACCGATTTACCCGTTCAATGTGAATCCGCGAACAATACTGAATA CTGCCTGTCACTCGATCTGAATGGCACCAATTACTGCGAGTGGAATTACAATGGATTGGGTTTGGATTACCAAATATTGGCTGGACCAAGCTTCATCGCTGTATTCACCGTTGTCGGTGTAATTCTGGGGGTAGCGGCCGACAGATTCAACAG AATCAAGATGTTAGCCATATGTACGTTGATATTCAGCGTAGCGATCATCTTGATGGGAGCAGTCAAAGAGTACTGGCAGCTAGTGCTTCTGCGAATGGTTCTCGCCGCAGG AGAGGCCGCATGCAACCCAATGGCAACGGGATTACTATCGGATTGGTTCGACGAAGACCAGCGTGGTCTGGTTATGTCGGTCTTCAATTGGGGAATCTACGGAGGTTACGGAATTGCCTTTCCCATTGGTCGATATGTGCCTGAAATGAATGCCTGGGACTTG GGTTGGCGAGTGTGCTACTACGGGGCCGGTATCGTCGGAGTGATAATAGCCATTCTGACGGGATTCACCCTCAAGGAGCCGGAGCGAACGGCGATCGGAGAGGAGAGCGCAGCGTCAGGGAAGAAAGTGTCTTTATGGAAGGTCATCCTGCAGCCCAGAATCGTTCTCCTGTGTCTAGCCGCGAGTATACGGCACTGCG GTGGCATGTGCTTCGCCTACAATTGCGACCTGTACTACAGGGACTACTTCCCGGACTACGATCTTGGCTGGTGGTTGTTCGCCGTGACGATCGTTGTCGGTAGTATCGGTGTCGTTGTCGGAGGTGTCGTCAGCGACAAGTTCGTCGCTAAGATGGGAATCAGATCTCGTGTGGCCGTCCTGGCGATCAGTCAACTCGTGGCAACGCCGTTCGCCTTTGGATCGGTGTACTTCGACCCACTGTGGGCTATAATAACCCTTGGAATATCTTACTTCTTCG CCGAGATGTGGTTCGGCATCGTGTTCGCCATCCTCGTCGAGATCGTACCCTTGAGCTTGAGGTCCACCACCGTTGGAATATTCCTCTTCGTGATGAACAACATTGGCGGAAATTTGCCCATACTGGTCGAACCGCTGCGAAAAATGATCGGCTTCCGAGAATCGCTGTACATTTTGTACGCTGGATTTTACGGGATAA GCTCCATTATGTTCCTCTTGACAACGCTTGTGATGGGTGGACCCACTGCTAAGGGAGAAAAAGATATAAGCGAAAACGGCGTCGACAACACCACCTTCACCAACGACGATGGACGCCTCTCGACTTTGGAACTTCCGAGACTTCCGGCCAGGCCTCATAGCCACGAGAACTCTAGATTATAA
- the LOC124215051 gene encoding hexuronate transporter isoform X1 yields MIISEPKATMFSTVLQKFKFLYKPYALAIVSLGYVLGELGHYMIGVTSKATAIDLHYGDISCQLNSTEYSLTDLPVQCESANNTEYCLSLDLNGTNYCEWNYNGLGLDYQILAGPSFIAVFTVVGVILGVAADRFNRIKMLAICTLIFSVAIILMGAVKEYWQLVLLRMVLAAGEAACNPMATGLLSDWFDEDQRGLVMSVFNWGIYGGYGIAFPIGRYVPEMNAWDLGWRVCYYGAGIVGVIIAILTGFTLKEPERTAIGEESAASGKKVSLWKVILQPRIVLLCLAASIRHCGGMCFAYNCDLYYRDYFPDYDLGWWLFAVTIVVGSIGVVVGGVVSDKFVAKMGIRSRVAVLAISQLVATPFAFGSVYFDPLWAIITLGISYFFAEMWFGIVFAILVEIVPLSLRSTTVGIFLFVMNNIGGNLPILVEPLRKMIGFRESLYILYAGFYGISSIMFLLTTLVMGGPTAKGEKDISENGVDNTTFTNDDGRLSTLELPRLPARPHSHENSRL; encoded by the exons GCCACGATGTTCAGCACCGTTCTccagaaattcaaatttctctaCAAACCGTACGCTCTTGCGATAGTCTCACTTGGCTACGTTCTTGGGGAGCTGGGACATTATATGATAG GTGTGACTAGCAAAGCGACTGCGATAGATCTACACTATGGTGACATCTCGTGTCAATTAAACTCCACTGAATATTCATTGACCGATTTACCCGTTCAATGTGAATCCGCGAACAATACTGAATA CTGCCTGTCACTCGATCTGAATGGCACCAATTACTGCGAGTGGAATTACAATGGATTGGGTTTGGATTACCAAATATTGGCTGGACCAAGCTTCATCGCTGTATTCACCGTTGTCGGTGTAATTCTGGGGGTAGCGGCCGACAGATTCAACAG AATCAAGATGTTAGCCATATGTACGTTGATATTCAGCGTAGCGATCATCTTGATGGGAGCAGTCAAAGAGTACTGGCAGCTAGTGCTTCTGCGAATGGTTCTCGCCGCAGG AGAGGCCGCATGCAACCCAATGGCAACGGGATTACTATCGGATTGGTTCGACGAAGACCAGCGTGGTCTGGTTATGTCGGTCTTCAATTGGGGAATCTACGGAGGTTACGGAATTGCCTTTCCCATTGGTCGATATGTGCCTGAAATGAATGCCTGGGACTTG GGTTGGCGAGTGTGCTACTACGGGGCCGGTATCGTCGGAGTGATAATAGCCATTCTGACGGGATTCACCCTCAAGGAGCCGGAGCGAACGGCGATCGGAGAGGAGAGCGCAGCGTCAGGGAAGAAAGTGTCTTTATGGAAGGTCATCCTGCAGCCCAGAATCGTTCTCCTGTGTCTAGCCGCGAGTATACGGCACTGCG GTGGCATGTGCTTCGCCTACAATTGCGACCTGTACTACAGGGACTACTTCCCGGACTACGATCTTGGCTGGTGGTTGTTCGCCGTGACGATCGTTGTCGGTAGTATCGGTGTCGTTGTCGGAGGTGTCGTCAGCGACAAGTTCGTCGCTAAGATGGGAATCAGATCTCGTGTGGCCGTCCTGGCGATCAGTCAACTCGTGGCAACGCCGTTCGCCTTTGGATCGGTGTACTTCGACCCACTGTGGGCTATAATAACCCTTGGAATATCTTACTTCTTCG CCGAGATGTGGTTCGGCATCGTGTTCGCCATCCTCGTCGAGATCGTACCCTTGAGCTTGAGGTCCACCACCGTTGGAATATTCCTCTTCGTGATGAACAACATTGGCGGAAATTTGCCCATACTGGTCGAACCGCTGCGAAAAATGATCGGCTTCCGAGAATCGCTGTACATTTTGTACGCTGGATTTTACGGGATAA GCTCCATTATGTTCCTCTTGACAACGCTTGTGATGGGTGGACCCACTGCTAAGGGAGAAAAAGATATAAGCGAAAACGGCGTCGACAACACCACCTTCACCAACGACGATGGACGCCTCTCGACTTTGGAACTTCCGAGACTTCCGGCCAGGCCTCATAGCCACGAGAACTCTAGATTATAA